A single genomic interval of Metasolibacillus fluoroglycofenilyticus harbors:
- a CDS encoding ring-cleaving dioxygenase, which yields MYTIPGHHHISMLTKDAKQNNHFYRHILGLRRVKLTVNQDDPSMYHLFYGDTTGSPGTELSFFEMPFIGRTHRGTNAITQIGLLVPTEDSLVYWQQRLANYNVKHGEITTYANRPALHFEDEEGLRIVLLAANGEVIDYWQTWAKSPVPAEHQILGMGTVEITVKRLDKIASTLQMLNYKEISCTEDEAVFQSIKGQAFGEIVIKELDGPSEKPGRGSIHHLAIRVRNHEELAYWDERVKELGFPTSGIIDRYYFESLYFRESNGILFEIATDGPGFTIDGDIATLGEKLDLPPFLEGRRTEIEAHLKPIEGDE from the coding sequence AGGGTTGCGTCGTGTAAAACTAACTGTGAATCAAGATGACCCATCGATGTACCATCTCTTTTATGGGGACACAACAGGTAGCCCAGGTACAGAATTATCATTTTTTGAAATGCCTTTTATTGGACGAACACACCGTGGCACAAATGCTATCACACAAATTGGTTTACTTGTCCCTACAGAAGACAGCTTAGTTTATTGGCAACAACGCTTGGCGAACTACAATGTAAAACATGGTGAAATTACGACATATGCCAACCGCCCTGCCCTCCATTTTGAGGACGAGGAAGGTTTACGCATAGTACTCCTTGCCGCAAATGGCGAAGTGATTGATTACTGGCAAACATGGGCTAAATCGCCTGTCCCTGCAGAGCATCAAATTTTAGGTATGGGTACTGTAGAAATAACAGTGAAACGCCTTGATAAAATCGCAAGCACATTGCAAATGCTTAATTACAAAGAAATAAGTTGCACAGAAGATGAAGCAGTTTTTCAATCAATTAAAGGGCAAGCCTTTGGTGAAATCGTCATTAAAGAGCTGGATGGTCCTAGTGAAAAGCCCGGTCGTGGCAGCATTCATCATTTAGCCATTCGCGTGCGCAATCATGAAGAGCTCGCTTATTGGGATGAGCGTGTTAAAGAGCTCGGCTTTCCCACATCAGGCATTATCGACCGTTATTATTTTGAAAGCTTATATTTCCGCGAGTCAAATGGTATTCTTTTCGAAATTGCAACTGACGGCCCAGGCTTTACAATTGACGGAGATATAGCAACACTAGGCGAAAAATTAGATTTGCCACCATTTTTAGAAGGGCGTCGTACAGAAATTGAAGCGCACTTAAAGCCAATCGAAGGAGACGAATAA